The following coding sequences lie in one Vibrio sp. BS-M-Sm-2 genomic window:
- the acnD gene encoding Fe/S-dependent 2-methylisocitrate dehydratase AcnD, which translates to MSDVKLERTQNLERNQYRKPLPGTHLEYFDACEAIESISPGAYKTLPYTSRVLAEQLVRRCDPETLEDSLKQIIERKSDLDFPWYPARVVCHDILGQTALVDLAGLRDAIADQGGDPAKVNPVVETQLIVDHSLAVEHAGFDNQAFDKNRAIEERRNEDRFHFIEWCKTAFKNVSVIPAGNGIMHQINLEKMSPVIQSKEGIAFPDTCVGTDSHTPHVDALGVIAIGVGGLEAETVMLGRPSMMRLPDIVGIKLTGQRQEGITATDIVLAITEFLRNERVVSSYLEFFGEGARALTIGDRATISNMTPEYGATAGMFYIDEQTIQYLKLTGREPEQVELVERYAKQTGLWADDLDSAQYERVLEFDLSKVERNLAGPSNPHRRLPTRELAEQGISQASWKEQHAKQYSDDQMPDGAVIIAAITSCTNTSNPRNVVAAALVAKKANQLGLVRKPWVKTSFAPGSKVAKLYLESAGLLPELEQLGFGIVGYACTTCNGMSGALDPKIQQEIIERDLYSTAVLSGNRNFDGRIHPYAKQAFLASPPLVVAYALAGTIRFDIEKDSLGTDNSGKPIYLSDLWPNDAEIDSVVGEHVKPQQFQQIYVKMFQPDEDQVTTEPLYDWRPQSTYIRRPPYWEGALAGERSLSGMRPLAILGDNITTDHLSPSNAILASSAAGEYLAKMEVPEEDFNSYATHRGDHLTAQRATFANPKLFNEMVKDAGEVVQGSLARVEPEGQVTRMWEAIETYMNRKQPLIVVAGADYGQGSSRDWAAKGVRLAGVEVIVAEGFERIHRTNLVGMGVLPLQFKVGTDRNTLELDGTELYDVYGDIEAGSDLALVITRKNGEKLDVPVTCRLDTADEVNVYSAGGVLQRFAKDFLAQ; encoded by the coding sequence ATGTCTGATGTGAAACTTGAACGGACCCAGAACCTTGAACGAAATCAGTACCGTAAGCCTTTACCCGGTACTCATTTAGAGTATTTCGACGCTTGTGAAGCGATAGAATCGATATCCCCGGGAGCTTACAAAACTTTGCCTTATACGTCGCGAGTGTTGGCGGAACAATTGGTAAGGCGTTGTGATCCTGAAACCCTTGAAGACAGCTTAAAACAGATCATTGAACGTAAGAGCGACTTAGATTTTCCTTGGTATCCTGCGCGCGTGGTGTGTCATGACATTCTTGGGCAAACAGCCCTAGTCGATTTGGCTGGATTAAGAGACGCGATTGCCGACCAAGGCGGAGACCCTGCCAAGGTTAACCCCGTTGTTGAAACCCAACTGATTGTTGACCACTCTCTAGCAGTGGAACACGCAGGTTTTGATAATCAAGCCTTTGATAAAAACCGAGCGATTGAAGAGCGTAGAAACGAAGACCGTTTTCACTTTATCGAATGGTGTAAAACCGCGTTTAAAAACGTGAGTGTGATCCCTGCGGGTAACGGGATCATGCACCAGATTAACTTAGAGAAAATGTCTCCAGTCATTCAATCTAAAGAAGGCATCGCGTTTCCTGATACTTGTGTCGGCACAGACAGCCATACACCGCACGTAGATGCGTTGGGCGTTATTGCGATCGGTGTGGGCGGCTTGGAAGCTGAGACAGTGATGCTCGGTCGCCCGTCAATGATGCGTTTGCCTGATATTGTCGGCATCAAACTGACTGGTCAGAGACAAGAAGGGATAACCGCAACGGATATTGTGCTTGCGATTACTGAGTTCCTTCGCAATGAGAGAGTGGTTTCAAGCTACTTGGAATTCTTCGGTGAAGGGGCTCGCGCACTGACCATTGGTGACCGTGCAACCATCTCAAACATGACTCCAGAATATGGTGCGACTGCGGGTATGTTCTATATCGATGAACAGACAATTCAATACCTCAAGCTTACAGGGCGAGAGCCTGAACAGGTTGAATTGGTAGAGCGTTACGCCAAGCAAACCGGACTTTGGGCTGATGACTTAGATTCCGCTCAATACGAACGTGTGCTTGAGTTTGATTTGTCTAAAGTTGAGCGTAACCTTGCGGGGCCTTCAAATCCTCATCGCCGTTTGCCAACCAGAGAGCTGGCTGAACAAGGCATCAGTCAAGCATCTTGGAAAGAGCAGCATGCTAAGCAGTACAGCGATGATCAGATGCCCGATGGTGCCGTAATTATTGCGGCGATTACTTCTTGTACTAACACCAGTAACCCAAGAAACGTGGTCGCCGCGGCATTGGTTGCTAAGAAAGCCAATCAGCTTGGATTAGTTCGTAAGCCGTGGGTGAAAACATCATTTGCGCCGGGTTCTAAAGTTGCCAAACTCTATCTCGAGTCGGCAGGTTTGCTTCCTGAACTTGAACAATTGGGCTTCGGTATCGTCGGCTATGCGTGCACTACCTGTAACGGGATGAGTGGGGCGTTGGATCCTAAAATCCAACAAGAGATCATCGAGCGTGACCTGTACTCAACCGCAGTGTTGTCGGGGAATCGAAACTTTGATGGTCGAATCCATCCCTATGCTAAACAAGCGTTTTTAGCCTCACCGCCATTGGTGGTTGCTTATGCCTTGGCGGGTACGATTCGCTTTGATATCGAAAAAGACAGCCTAGGTACAGACAATAGCGGTAAGCCAATCTATTTAAGTGATTTGTGGCCAAATGATGCTGAGATCGATTCAGTTGTCGGTGAGCATGTTAAACCACAACAGTTCCAACAAATCTACGTGAAAATGTTCCAGCCAGACGAGGATCAGGTAACTACAGAGCCGCTTTATGATTGGCGACCTCAAAGTACCTATATTCGCAGACCTCCATATTGGGAAGGGGCACTGGCTGGTGAGCGAAGCCTTTCTGGTATGAGACCTTTGGCGATCTTAGGTGACAATATCACCACGGATCATCTATCGCCTTCAAACGCGATTCTCGCTTCGAGTGCGGCAGGTGAGTACTTGGCGAAAATGGAAGTTCCAGAAGAGGACTTTAACTCTTATGCGACTCATCGAGGTGATCACTTAACCGCGCAACGAGCGACGTTCGCTAACCCGAAGCTGTTTAATGAAATGGTGAAAGACGCTGGAGAAGTCGTGCAAGGCTCATTGGCAAGAGTTGAACCCGAGGGGCAAGTTACGCGAATGTGGGAAGCGATTGAAACCTACATGAACCGTAAACAACCCTTGATTGTTGTTGCCGGTGCCGATTATGGACAAGGTTCATCACGTGACTGGGCAGCCAAAGGGGTGCGCTTAGCGGGTGTTGAAGTGATTGTGGCTGAAGGATTTGAAAGAATTCACAGAACCAACTTGGTTGGCATGGGTGTGCTGCCTCTGCAATTCAAAGTTGGGACGGATCGCAACACCTTAGAATTGGATGGCACCGAGCTTTACGACGTGTACGGCGACATTGAAGCAGGTTCTGATTTGGCTCTAGTCATTACTCGTAAAAACGGTGAAAAGCTGGATGTTCCTGTGACCTGCCGACTAGACACCGCAGACGAAGTGAATGTGTACAGTGCTGGTGGCGTATTGCAACGTTTCGCCAAAGACTTTCTCGCACAGTAG
- the prpF gene encoding 2-methylaconitate cis-trans isomerase PrpF produces the protein MNSKQIKVPATYMRGGTSKGVFFNLEDLPEAAQVAGEARDALLLRVIGSPDPYGKQTDGMGGATSSTSKTVIVSKSSKADHDVDYLFGQVAIDKPFVDWSGNCGNLSAAVGPFAIHSRLVDSNRIPENGVVEVRVWQVNIEKTIIVHVPIADGEVQELGDFELDGVTFPAAEIQVDFLDPADASGSMFSTGNVVDFLDVPELGCIKATYINAGIPTIFVDAESVGYQGTELQSDINSDAKALALFESIRAHGAVAMGLIDSLEQAESRQHTPKVAFVAKPQAYQASSGKSVAAKDTDLLVRALSMGQLHHAMMGTAAVAIASAASVPGTLVNLAAGEGSRDFVTFGHPSGTLKVGAKAVQTESGWNIERAIMSRSARVIMEGAIRVPFPK, from the coding sequence ATGAACTCTAAACAGATCAAAGTACCGGCTACCTATATGCGTGGAGGCACCAGTAAAGGGGTTTTCTTCAATCTCGAGGACTTACCTGAAGCTGCGCAAGTTGCCGGAGAAGCACGAGACGCATTACTTCTGCGAGTGATTGGCAGCCCGGATCCTTATGGCAAACAAACTGATGGTATGGGTGGTGCGACATCAAGCACCAGCAAAACCGTTATTGTATCGAAAAGCAGTAAAGCCGATCACGATGTTGATTACCTCTTTGGTCAAGTGGCAATAGATAAGCCGTTCGTTGATTGGAGCGGTAACTGCGGCAATCTGTCCGCTGCAGTAGGCCCATTCGCTATTCATAGTAGATTGGTCGATTCGAATCGTATTCCAGAAAACGGTGTGGTCGAGGTGCGAGTATGGCAAGTGAACATAGAGAAAACCATCATTGTTCATGTGCCTATCGCTGATGGTGAAGTTCAAGAGTTAGGTGACTTTGAACTCGATGGTGTCACTTTCCCCGCTGCTGAGATTCAAGTTGATTTCCTAGACCCAGCTGATGCGAGTGGTTCAATGTTTTCTACAGGGAATGTTGTCGATTTCTTAGATGTTCCCGAATTGGGCTGCATCAAAGCGACATACATCAATGCAGGGATACCCACCATTTTTGTTGATGCTGAATCGGTTGGTTATCAAGGCACAGAGCTTCAATCGGACATCAATAGCGATGCCAAAGCCTTGGCTCTGTTTGAATCCATCCGAGCACATGGTGCAGTAGCGATGGGGCTTATTGATTCTTTAGAACAAGCTGAATCACGCCAACACACACCTAAGGTTGCCTTTGTTGCTAAGCCTCAAGCGTATCAAGCCTCCAGTGGTAAATCGGTCGCAGCCAAAGACACCGACCTTCTGGTGCGTGCTTTGTCTATGGGGCAATTGCACCATGCCATGATGGGAACAGCTGCAGTCGCCATTGCTTCAGCGGCGAGTGTTCCGGGTACGTTAGTGAACTTGGCAGCCGGTGAGGGTTCTCGAGATTTTGTGACTTTTGGTCATCCGTCAGGAACGTTAAAGGTGGGGGCTAAAGCGGTACAAACAGAAAGTGGGTGGAACATTGAGAGGGCGATAATGAGTCGTAGTGCCCGAGTGATCATGGAAGGTGCCATTCGTGTGCCTTTTCCCAAGTGA
- a CDS encoding propionyl-CoA synthetase, producing the protein MSATNRMNRKTDYITEYQWAREDPNSFWETQSQAIDWFESPRTILQTDENGIERWFPDGVMNTCWLALDYHCENGRGDNTALIYDSPVTGNQSSYTYHQLRDQVAKVAGMLAMQGVTKGDRVVIYMPMIPEAAMAMLACARLGAVHSVVFGGFAPHELAVRIEDAEPKVLITASCGVEINKVLPYKPMVDRAIMDSRWKPEKVVVFQREQSLAELSNERDVLWQQAVNDALPHSCVPVLATDPLYILYTSGTTGKPKGVVRDNGGHAVAMKYSMSTIYDMPQDGVFWAASDVGWVVGHSYIVYAPLIHGCTTILFEGKPVRTPDPGAFWRVCEEYNVDVLFSAPTAFRAIKKEDPKGELLTKYDLSSLKSIFMAGERLDPPTLDWVESHTNKPVIDHWWQTETGWAISANPTGLESLPVKAGSSTKPVPGYQVEILNELGEIAQPNQQGFVALKRPLPPGCLPTVWRNHDRFESGYLSQFPGYYVSGDGGYLDEDGYLFIMGRIDDVINVAGHRLSTGEMEEIVGGHPAIAECAVVGIHDDLKGQLPLGLVVLKDGVKVDGIELQAELVGKVRNEIGAVACFKQALVVERLPKTRSGKILRRTIRQIAEGEQYVVPSTIDDPTSLTEIAEKLGK; encoded by the coding sequence ATGTCTGCTACAAATCGAATGAATAGAAAAACAGACTATATCACCGAGTATCAATGGGCGAGGGAAGACCCCAATTCGTTTTGGGAAACACAATCACAAGCCATTGATTGGTTTGAGTCACCCAGAACGATATTACAAACTGACGAAAACGGTATTGAACGTTGGTTTCCTGATGGGGTGATGAACACTTGTTGGTTGGCGCTTGATTATCATTGTGAAAATGGGCGAGGTGACAATACCGCACTGATTTACGATTCTCCAGTTACAGGAAATCAATCCTCGTACACTTATCATCAATTGCGTGACCAAGTGGCAAAAGTCGCTGGTATGTTAGCTATGCAAGGCGTTACTAAAGGCGATCGTGTTGTTATCTACATGCCAATGATTCCTGAAGCGGCGATGGCAATGCTGGCCTGTGCACGACTAGGTGCGGTGCATTCGGTGGTGTTTGGAGGTTTTGCTCCTCATGAGCTTGCCGTACGTATCGAAGATGCCGAGCCGAAGGTGTTGATTACCGCCTCCTGCGGTGTCGAGATAAATAAAGTCTTGCCATATAAGCCCATGGTCGATAGAGCGATCATGGACAGTCGTTGGAAGCCTGAAAAAGTGGTGGTATTCCAAAGAGAGCAGTCTTTAGCTGAATTGAGCAATGAACGCGACGTACTTTGGCAGCAAGCGGTTAACGATGCATTGCCACACAGCTGCGTTCCTGTTTTGGCAACCGATCCTTTGTATATTCTTTACACGTCAGGCACTACGGGTAAGCCAAAAGGTGTGGTGCGTGACAATGGTGGTCATGCGGTCGCCATGAAATACTCGATGAGCACTATCTACGACATGCCACAAGATGGTGTATTTTGGGCAGCTTCTGATGTCGGTTGGGTGGTGGGGCATTCCTATATTGTTTATGCACCATTGATTCATGGTTGTACGACCATTTTGTTTGAAGGCAAGCCAGTACGAACGCCAGATCCCGGCGCATTCTGGCGAGTGTGTGAAGAGTACAACGTCGATGTGTTATTTTCTGCTCCAACGGCATTTAGAGCCATTAAGAAAGAAGATCCCAAAGGCGAGTTACTTACCAAGTATGACCTATCATCACTCAAGTCGATTTTCATGGCTGGCGAGCGTTTAGACCCGCCAACATTGGATTGGGTCGAGTCTCATACCAATAAACCGGTTATCGACCACTGGTGGCAAACCGAAACGGGTTGGGCTATTTCTGCCAATCCAACAGGGCTTGAATCTTTGCCAGTGAAAGCGGGTTCTTCCACTAAACCTGTTCCGGGTTACCAAGTGGAGATTCTCAATGAACTCGGTGAAATAGCTCAGCCTAATCAACAAGGATTTGTGGCTCTTAAACGCCCATTGCCACCCGGTTGTCTGCCAACGGTTTGGCGTAATCATGATCGATTTGAATCTGGCTATCTGAGCCAATTCCCGGGTTATTACGTTTCGGGTGATGGCGGTTATCTCGATGAAGATGGGTATCTATTTATCATGGGTCGTATTGATGATGTGATAAACGTAGCGGGCCATCGTCTTTCTACCGGTGAAATGGAAGAGATCGTGGGTGGTCATCCAGCCATTGCTGAATGTGCGGTTGTCGGTATTCACGATGACTTAAAAGGGCAGTTACCGCTGGGTTTAGTTGTGCTGAAAGATGGTGTAAAAGTCGATGGCATTGAGTTACAAGCGGAGTTGGTTGGCAAGGTTCGCAATGAGATTGGCGCGGTAGCCTGTTTTAAGCAAGCCTTGGTTGTTGAGAGACTACCCAAGACACGTTCAGGTAAGATCTTACGCAGAACTATCCGACAGATCGCAGAAGGTGAACAATATGTGGTGCCTTCGACGATTGACGACCCTACCAGCTTAACTGAAATTGCTGAAAAGCTCGGCAAATAG
- a CDS encoding glycine zipper domain-containing protein — protein MKFTKPFLLTTLIVTLSGCASPAMDNENENAARNRGAVGGALLGATAGALTGDASLAVKGAALGGVTGGVAGSMKDTDDARNAQRTQVTADGLAQDNRTDAEKRVAEVEAEIKLIELEQQLADLKEEKEDNGA, from the coding sequence ATGAAATTCACTAAACCTTTTCTTTTAACGACACTGATTGTGACTCTTTCTGGTTGCGCATCACCAGCAATGGATAACGAAAATGAGAATGCTGCACGTAATCGTGGTGCTGTAGGTGGTGCTTTATTAGGAGCAACAGCAGGAGCTTTAACTGGAGATGCGAGTTTAGCGGTGAAGGGCGCTGCATTAGGTGGTGTGACCGGTGGCGTTGCGGGTTCAATGAAAGATACGGACGATGCAAGAAACGCACAACGAACCCAAGTTACTGCTGATGGTCTAGCGCAAGACAATCGCACCGATGCAGAAAAACGAGTTGCTGAAGTAGAGGCGGAAATTAAGCTTATTGAACTAGAACAACAGCTTGCAGATCTCAAAGAAGAGAAAGAAGATAACGGTGCATAA
- a CDS encoding GNAT family N-acetyltransferase has protein sequence MNVTLRAAKHADLEQLNELMFDLHHHHHLASPEHFKTAEEIEQEKSIARYLDDPECLVYVALKGELIVGFISGHFCELISTVSKPVPMGSVDELFVLPDYRKESIAEKLFNKVESTFDDYGVEQVFVEVWDFNSPAKDFYQKMGFTPHIQWMRKALRKT, from the coding sequence ATGAATGTCACCTTAAGGGCCGCAAAGCACGCGGATTTGGAACAACTTAACGAGTTAATGTTCGATCTCCATCATCACCACCACCTTGCTAGCCCGGAACACTTTAAAACGGCAGAAGAGATTGAGCAGGAAAAAAGCATTGCACGATACTTGGATGATCCTGAATGTTTGGTTTATGTGGCATTAAAGGGTGAGCTCATTGTTGGCTTTATCTCTGGGCATTTTTGTGAGCTTATCTCAACGGTGAGTAAACCAGTGCCGATGGGGAGTGTTGATGAGCTGTTTGTCTTGCCTGATTATCGAAAAGAATCAATTGCTGAAAAGCTGTTTAACAAAGTTGAAAGTACTTTTGATGATTATGGGGTTGAACAAGTCTTTGTAGAGGTTTGGGACTTTAATTCACCTGCCAAGGACTTCTATCAAAAAATGGGGTTCACACCTCACATTCAATGGATGAGGAAGGCTTTGCGCAAAACGTAG
- a CDS encoding NUDIX domain-containing protein — MVIRYLLVFILSLLSTTSAWANNTLPDHIAGALCVVRADNQIVLVDELITGQLSLPGGTVVSGEPPSVAAQRETWEEAGLSVTVGDVLGYTDSAVVFDCISDSEVISYKDRNELGGFELPIWFAPHYGVEVSRAMLLPPTELQDHQYRYPEQWPEINELFLSATDQPVTYVTELVGAAPKVHQVELSWIVSLQNAFNKMPSVFGNTVLLTDLLAKPWVFIVILPLIAWHFGRNFALKFGFTLISVTLLTLIAHQGFGFPRPHAYLPTLKLVMSSGYSFPSLLAALWVSLTLLVFWKLKCLLEQKSILIVLAGVLWIMLFKSYSGSAFISDVLMGGVLGALTTWHIVRLDAKPDVDISALLSSKGVWWALCLLSIVLTVIWPLPTFSFWVAILMTIACLVTLTDSKPLVGQFSFKIVVGVMAMLFAGNLLISWAGSFVSFSGIASFIIETLRFPILILFGVVAFRLPWARK, encoded by the coding sequence TTGGTTATTCGATATTTATTAGTTTTCATACTGTCTCTTTTGAGTACTACTTCCGCTTGGGCTAACAACACTTTGCCCGACCATATTGCGGGCGCTTTGTGTGTAGTACGTGCTGATAACCAAATCGTGTTGGTTGATGAGTTGATCACAGGTCAATTGTCTCTACCGGGAGGAACTGTTGTTTCGGGTGAGCCGCCATCGGTCGCGGCGCAACGTGAGACTTGGGAAGAGGCAGGGCTGTCTGTAACGGTTGGCGATGTGCTGGGGTATACCGACAGCGCCGTTGTGTTTGATTGTATCTCTGACTCTGAAGTGATCAGCTACAAGGATCGAAATGAGTTAGGTGGCTTTGAGTTGCCGATTTGGTTTGCCCCTCATTATGGTGTGGAAGTCAGCCGAGCGATGTTACTTCCTCCTACTGAATTGCAAGATCACCAATACCGCTATCCAGAACAGTGGCCAGAGATTAACGAGCTGTTTTTATCCGCAACAGATCAACCGGTAACGTATGTGACTGAGCTGGTGGGCGCGGCACCGAAAGTTCATCAAGTTGAATTAAGTTGGATTGTGTCGCTTCAAAACGCGTTCAATAAGATGCCAAGCGTGTTTGGGAATACTGTTCTTTTGACTGACTTGTTAGCGAAGCCATGGGTTTTCATCGTGATATTGCCGCTAATTGCGTGGCATTTTGGTCGTAACTTCGCGTTGAAGTTTGGCTTCACTTTGATTTCGGTGACACTGCTAACTTTGATTGCGCATCAAGGTTTTGGTTTTCCACGCCCGCATGCCTACCTGCCAACACTGAAGCTGGTAATGAGTAGTGGCTATAGTTTTCCGAGTCTGTTGGCTGCCTTATGGGTGAGCTTAACCTTGTTAGTTTTTTGGAAACTAAAGTGTCTCTTGGAACAAAAATCTATATTGATTGTGCTTGCTGGCGTACTTTGGATCATGCTGTTTAAGTCTTATTCAGGCAGTGCGTTCATTAGTGATGTCTTAATGGGGGGCGTATTAGGTGCATTAACGACGTGGCACATAGTCAGATTAGATGCAAAACCTGATGTGGATATTAGTGCCTTATTGAGCTCTAAAGGTGTCTGGTGGGCATTATGCTTACTGTCGATTGTTCTCACGGTGATATGGCCACTGCCTACATTTTCATTCTGGGTGGCCATTTTGATGACGATTGCATGTCTAGTGACGTTAACAGACTCGAAACCTTTGGTCGGTCAGTTTTCATTCAAGATCGTGGTTGGAGTGATGGCGATGCTGTTTGCGGGAAATCTGCTGATTAGCTGGGCAGGAAGCTTTGTCTCTTTCAGTGGTATTGCTTCATTTATTATTGAAACGTTACGTTTCCCAATCTTGATTCTGTTTGGTGTGGTGGCATTTCGTCTGCCTTGGGCAAGAAAATAG
- a CDS encoding Cof-type HAD-IIB family hydrolase, translated as MYKLIALDMDGTLLNSEKVISQENKDAIAKARAAGVKVVLASGRPLEGMQSKLDELSINGEDDFVLFYNGSMVQNVSTKEIIHSEISNGKAAKDIATLAAQLGGYVHAFSKVYGLITPENNEYTGIEARINGLDITEFDFSQLEDNHEIIKTMIVAEPSKLTEIIGKLPQELKSQFTIVQSAPFFLEFLNPNSNKGVGIEAIAKHLGIKAEEVICMGDAENDHHMLEYAGLGIAMDNAMEETKKLANHITASNDDHGVAVAIEKFIFNS; from the coding sequence ATGTACAAACTGATTGCTCTTGATATGGATGGCACATTACTCAATAGTGAAAAAGTGATTTCTCAAGAGAACAAAGACGCGATCGCCAAAGCACGAGCTGCGGGTGTGAAAGTGGTTCTAGCTTCTGGTCGCCCTTTAGAAGGCATGCAAAGCAAATTAGATGAGCTATCAATTAACGGCGAAGATGACTTCGTACTCTTCTACAACGGCTCGATGGTTCAGAACGTTTCTACAAAAGAGATCATTCACAGTGAGATCAGCAATGGTAAAGCCGCAAAAGATATCGCTACCCTCGCTGCACAGCTTGGTGGTTATGTTCATGCTTTCAGTAAAGTTTACGGCTTAATCACACCTGAGAACAATGAATACACTGGTATTGAAGCGCGTATTAACGGCTTAGATATAACTGAGTTCGATTTTTCACAGCTAGAAGATAACCACGAAATCATCAAAACTATGATTGTCGCTGAACCAAGCAAGCTGACTGAAATCATCGGCAAGTTGCCACAAGAGCTTAAGTCTCAGTTTACTATCGTGCAAAGTGCACCATTTTTCTTAGAGTTCCTAAATCCAAATTCAAATAAGGGTGTCGGTATTGAAGCAATAGCGAAACACTTAGGCATTAAAGCGGAAGAAGTAATCTGCATGGGTGACGCTGAAAACGATCACCATATGCTTGAATACGCAGGCCTTGGCATTGCAATGGACAACGCAATGGAAGAAACCAAGAAATTGGCGAATCACATCACTGCGAGCAACGACGACCATGGTGTAGCGGTCGCGATTGAGAAGTTTATCTTCAACTCATAA
- the queE gene encoding 7-carboxy-7-deazaguanine synthase QueE: MYKINEMFETIQGEGVFTGVPAVFVRLQVCPVGCSWCDTKQTWDALPEDETSLGDIMVKTEDSPTWSAIDAQGIVNEYIKQGYTAKHIVITGGEPCIYDLVPLTEAFEQHGCRCQIETSGTSEVKATHDTWVTVSPKVAMKAKLEILDSALQRANEIKHPVGTNKDIEQLDGLLERAAVPSDTVIALQPISQKDRATQLCIDICIERNWRLSIQTHKYLSIA; the protein is encoded by the coding sequence TTGTACAAGATTAATGAAATGTTTGAAACCATTCAGGGTGAGGGCGTGTTTACTGGCGTTCCCGCTGTTTTTGTTCGTCTACAAGTTTGTCCAGTAGGCTGTTCTTGGTGTGACACCAAACAGACCTGGGACGCTTTACCAGAAGACGAGACTAGCCTTGGCGATATCATGGTTAAGACAGAGGACTCGCCTACTTGGTCAGCAATCGATGCTCAAGGAATCGTGAATGAATATATCAAGCAAGGTTACACTGCGAAGCACATTGTGATTACAGGTGGTGAGCCGTGCATTTATGATCTTGTTCCTCTTACTGAAGCATTTGAGCAGCACGGTTGTCGCTGTCAGATTGAGACTAGCGGAACATCAGAAGTAAAAGCCACACATGACACTTGGGTTACGGTGTCACCTAAAGTGGCAATGAAAGCGAAACTGGAAATCTTAGATAGCGCCTTACAACGTGCTAATGAAATTAAGCATCCAGTAGGTACAAACAAAGACATCGAACAACTTGACGGTTTATTGGAGCGAGCTGCGGTTCCTAGCGACACTGTTATCGCTCTGCAGCCAATCAGCCAAAAAGACCGCGCAACTCAGCTTTGTATTGATATCTGCATTGAGCGCAATTGGCGCTTATCAATACAAACTCACAAATATTTGAGCATCGCATAG
- the queC gene encoding 7-cyano-7-deazaguanine synthase QueC: MKKAVVVFSGGQDSTTCLVQALKEYDEVHAITFDYGQRHRLEIEVAESLSKELGVKAHKVMDVTLLNELAISSLTRDDIPVSHELQENGLPNSFVPGRNILFLTLAGIYAYQIGAETVITGVCETDFSGYPDCRNDFVKAMNSALVQGMDKQLDIKTPLMWLNKAETWALADQYSALELVRNKTLTCYNGIVGDGCGDCPACELRKVGLNDYLGDRESIMAELVRKQTENK, translated from the coding sequence ATGAAAAAAGCAGTGGTAGTATTCAGTGGGGGTCAAGACTCAACAACGTGTCTTGTTCAAGCATTAAAAGAGTATGATGAAGTTCATGCGATTACATTTGATTATGGTCAGCGTCATAGACTCGAGATTGAAGTCGCTGAGTCATTGTCGAAAGAGCTTGGTGTGAAAGCACACAAAGTAATGGATGTGACTTTATTGAATGAACTGGCTATTAGCTCTCTGACTCGCGACGATATTCCTGTGTCTCATGAGCTGCAAGAGAATGGACTACCAAACTCTTTTGTTCCTGGTCGTAATATTCTGTTTTTAACTTTGGCGGGTATTTACGCTTACCAAATCGGTGCTGAAACAGTGATTACAGGTGTGTGTGAAACAGACTTTTCTGGTTACCCTGACTGCCGCAATGATTTTGTGAAGGCGATGAACTCTGCGCTTGTGCAAGGTATGGATAAGCAGCTTGATATCAAAACACCGCTAATGTGGCTAAACAAGGCTGAGACATGGGCGCTAGCAGACCAGTACTCAGCACTTGAGCTTGTTAGAAACAAAACACTGACTTGTTACAACGGCATTGTTGGTGATGGCTGTGGCGATTGCCCGGCATGTGAACTGCGTAAAGTTGGCCTTAACGATTATCTAGGTGATCGCGAAAGCATTATGGCTGAATTGGTTCGCAAACAGACGGAGAATAAATAA